In a single window of the Leptospira barantonii genome:
- a CDS encoding LIC11612 family fibronectin-binding protein, translated as MFRFTRKQTFTILLILSTFCFQNVFSETGGLRDRPVSVVLVCEPSSKADKPRFYKSTSLFFKRLKNKRVQENGTAFLVGYGSFASELPSEQLNLAGQNGYDLYIFPQTALENLPSSQTANGVPWISFVVEKKEITKPQTQKKSSKKGKSSKSSSQGKKRKNKSKSDSTLNRLNPQPEPGVAVGQTSETNSPDKIELKQPASEKSETKKTAKSKKSKKQNSSKTKSARKTKPTTAETDPKVKQSSTEKNSSENVNQPTKSETTKTNTTSIGSASFELSFDTLKFWFSTITNPIELSWTQERILFLAGDKTAEEWNQILSGKTEDTTAIRLLNSPQDLKFNEGIYYTGCASPGIPNGVSVLNFFFRGNRLIRLKQESFSLNSDGSGKSWELE; from the coding sequence ATGTTTCGATTCACCCGCAAACAAACCTTCACAATTCTTTTGATTCTAAGTACATTCTGTTTTCAGAATGTATTTTCGGAAACCGGTGGTCTCAGGGACCGCCCGGTAAGCGTCGTGCTTGTTTGCGAACCTTCTTCCAAAGCGGATAAACCCCGTTTTTACAAATCGACTTCTTTGTTTTTCAAAAGACTCAAAAACAAACGCGTTCAAGAAAACGGAACTGCGTTCTTGGTAGGTTACGGTTCATTTGCTTCCGAACTTCCGAGTGAACAATTGAATCTCGCAGGGCAAAACGGATACGATTTATATATCTTTCCGCAAACCGCACTGGAGAATTTACCATCTTCTCAAACCGCAAATGGTGTTCCTTGGATTTCCTTTGTGGTTGAAAAAAAGGAAATCACAAAACCGCAAACCCAAAAGAAGTCCAGTAAAAAGGGAAAGTCTTCGAAGTCTTCTTCTCAAGGGAAAAAACGAAAAAATAAATCGAAATCCGATTCGACTTTGAATCGGCTCAATCCGCAACCCGAACCCGGAGTAGCAGTAGGTCAGACTTCCGAAACGAATTCTCCCGATAAAATCGAACTCAAACAACCTGCCTCCGAAAAATCCGAAACGAAGAAAACCGCAAAGTCAAAGAAGTCGAAAAAACAAAATTCTTCCAAAACAAAATCCGCAAGAAAAACGAAACCGACGACTGCGGAAACCGATCCAAAAGTAAAACAATCTTCTACGGAAAAAAATTCTTCGGAGAATGTAAATCAACCCACAAAATCAGAGACGACCAAAACGAACACAACTTCAATCGGGAGTGCTTCTTTCGAATTGAGTTTTGATACTTTGAAATTTTGGTTTTCTACGATCACGAATCCGATCGAACTTTCTTGGACGCAGGAAAGAATTCTATTCTTAGCCGGAGACAAAACTGCGGAAGAATGGAATCAAATTCTTTCCGGAAAAACGGAAGACACGACAGCGATCCGACTTTTGAATTCGCCTCAGGATCTGAAATTCAACGAGGGAATTTATTACACAGGTTGTGCTTCTCCCGGAATTCCGAACGGAGTTTCGGTTTTGAATTTTTTCTTTCGGGGAAATCGATTGATTCGACTGAAGCAGGAAAGTTTTTCTCTCAACAGCGACGGTTCCGGGAAATCCTGGGAACTGGAATGA